The Cupriavidus necator N-1 DNA window AAATCAAGGTCGAAGCAGCCAAGACCGTGAAGTTCAAGGCTGGCCAGAAGTTCAAGGACGCTGTCAACCAGTGAGCCTGACGGGCTGCACTGCAGGGCCCGAATTGTCAGACCCCGCCATGCCGCCGCCCGGTGCCCGAGGGCGCAGGCGAGCGCCAGGCGGGGGACGTTATCCACAGCGGTAAGCTGATCTTCTGCAGTATCCGCCGCATCGCTGAATCCGCCTTCGGGGCGATCGCGCGCGAAGTCTTCCAACAGGCGCCCAGCCGTGGCCTTGACAGGCCGGACCGGGTGCCGTGCCACATGGGGCCTCCATGCTCGCCCGTCCGCCGCGCCGCAGATCTCCACAGCGTTATGCACAGCGCTTTCCACAGCCGGTTCCACAGCTTTCTCCACAGGCTGCGGGCACCATGCGCGCGGCTTGCGTTGCCGTGGCGCTGGCATTGCTGACTGCCTGCACCACCGTCAGCGAGCCGGTGCGGCCGCAGGCGCGCGCCCTGCCCGACACCGAAAGGCCGGAGACGCGCCCGGGCGCCACGCCGCGTGAACGCATCGTCGAAATCGCCACGCAGGAATGGGCCCGCTGGGGCGGGCAGGTGGTGCGGCTGGGCCGGGACGACACGTCCTGCGTCACCTACAGCCCGGTGCCCGCACCGGAGCTGCCTGCGCCACTGCCAGGGATCCTGGAGGCCCAGCCAGCGTCCCCCGCAGAGGCAGCCGGGGCACCCGCTGCCGCCACCACCGACACCGAATCCAAAACCAACGGCAATCCGCCACCCGCCGCCAGCTGCCTGTCCTTTCCGGACGGCACCGGCATGGAAGCCACGCCCCTGGGCTGCTCGCTGGCGCGCCGCTACTGGGGCATCGTCGGTGAAGCGCCCAGTTGCCGGCAGGTGACGCGGGGGTCCTGGGCCTGGTCGGCGGTGTTTATCTCATGGGTGCTGCGCAAGGCGGGGCTGGACGAGCGCCAGTTCCTGACCGGGCAGTCGCACTCGATGTACGTGGTCGATGCCCGCGACGGCATCCTGCCCAGGCCGGCCTTCCATATCGAGCCCGTCCCCGCCATGCCCCGGCCCGGCGACATCATCTGCGCCGGGCGCGGGCGTGACCGCTATCTCGAGGACATCGCCGAAATAGGCTTCGGCACCACGCCCATGCACTGCGACATCGTGGTCGGCGTGGATCCGGCCACGCGCGTGGTGCGTGCCATCGGCGGCAATGTCCAGCAGTCGGTGTCGATGGAGGAGATCGAGCTGGGCGATTCGGGCCGGCTCGACGGCGTCACCAATTCGCATATGCCGTGGCTGCTGGTGATGCGCAACGACCTGCAATAGCTGGTTTATTGATGCCATTTATTAAGGCATCACGATTTCATGTGGTCTGATTATTCGCCGGAATAATCCTGCGCTCAGTCGAACAGTTCCAACTGCGACGTATCCCGGTCGCTGGTCCCTACCCCCACCCCCAGCAGCCGCACCGGCAAGCCCCGGCGCGCATGGCCCTCGGCCAGCAGGCGCGCGTAGACGGCGCGGTCCGGCGCGTGGCCGCGGCATTCCACCGTGGTCTGGCGGAAGTCAGAGAAGCGCAGCTTCACGGTCAGCTTGTCGATGGTGTCATGTGCCTGAGCCCGGTCAATGCGGGCTTCGAGCATGGCGACGAGCGGTTCCAGCTCGGCCATGCAGGCCTGCAGGTCGGGCAGGTCGTCGGCATAGGTCTCTTCCACGCTGATCGACTTGCGCTCGCGCTCGGGCGTGACCTCGCGCTCGTCGACGCCGCGGCACAGCTTGTAGAGCCGCGCCCCGAAGACACCGAACTCGCGGTGCAGCCGGTCCGGCGACCACGGCCGCAGGTCGCCGCAGGTCTCGGCACCCAGGCGCCGCAGCTTGGCCGCGGTGACCTTGCCCACGCCGTGGATGCGCTCCACCGGCAGCGCGGCGACAAAGCCATCGACCGCCGCCGGCTTGACCACGAACAACCCGTCGGGCTTGTTCCAGTCGCTGGCGATCTTGGCCACGAACTTGCTCGGCCCCACCCCGGCCGATACCGTCACGCCCACTTCATCGCGCACACGCTGGCGGATTTCCTCGGCGATGCGGGTGGCGCTGCCGGCGTGGCGGGTGCACAGGCTCACGTCCAGGTAGGCCTCGTCCAGCGACAGCGGTTCGACCAGCGCGGTGTATTCGCGATAGATCGCGAAGATCTGGCGCGAGACCTCGCGGTACTTGTCCATTGCCGGGCGCACGATCAGCAGGTCCGGGCAACGCTTGAGCGCCTGTGCCGATGGCATCGCCGAACGCACGCCAAAGGCGCGCGCTTCATAGTTGCAGGTGGCAATCACCCCGCGCCGGTCGGGCGAGCCGCCCACGGCCATCGGGCGGCCGCGCAGCGACGGCTCGTCGCGCATCTCGACCGAGGCATAGAAACAGTCGCAGTCGCAATGAATGATCTTGCGCTGGACCGCGGGCGTGGCATCAGGCGGGGCAGACATGGTGGCCAGGCACCGTATCGGTTATCCGTGCGATGAATGAAATCGTTTGATTTTCAGTTGGCTTCATTGATGGATTGGATGGCTGCGGGCTTCTGCCGCGTATTCATCCATAGCCCCTCGGCCGCATACAAGGCCAGCGACAGCCAGATCAGTGCGTAGCCGACCTGCTTCTGCACCGGGAACGGTTCGTTCCACAGCCATACGCCCAGCAGCAGCTGCAGCGTCGGCCCGGTGTACTGCAGCAGGCCCAGCAGTGACAGCGGAATGCGCCGCGCGCCGGCGGCAAAGAACAGCAGCGGCACCGCCGTCACCGGCCCGGCCAGCAGCAGCAGCCACTGCGTACCCGGCGCTGCGTGGGTGAAGCTGTCCTGGCCGGTGGCGAACAGCCAGGCCAGCGCCGCCGCGGCCAGCGGGAACAGCAAAAGCGTCTCCAGCGACAGCCCTTCCAGCGCACCCAGCGCACCGGTCTTGCGCAGCAGGCCATAGCCGCCGAAGCTGGCCGCCAGCCCCAGGGCGATCCACGGCAACTGGCCTGCCGCCACCGTCAGCCAGGCCACCCCGGCCGCGGCGACCGCGATCGCCAGCCATTGCACCAGGCGCAGCCGCTCGTGCAGGAACACCACGCCCAGCAGCACGCTGAACAGCGGGTTGATGAAGTAACCCAGGCTGGCATCGACCACGCGGTTAGCCGACACCGCCCAGATATAGAGGAACCAGTTGGCGCACAGCAGCGCCGCGCTGGCGGTGAACGAGAGCAGCAGGCGCCGGTCCTTGAGCACCCGGCCGAGCCACGCCCACTGGTGCCGCCACGTCAGGATCAGGCCCAGGAATACCAGCGACCACACCATCCGGTGCAGCAGGATCTCCAGCGGCGCAATACCGGGCAGCGATTTGATATAGAGCGGGAGCAGCCCCCAGATGACGTAGGCCAGGAGGGCGTAGAGAATGCCGAGTTGCATAGGGATTTCCGGTAGATGCCGGCGATTCTACCGGCGCCGCGCGATCCCCGCCCGGCGGGCGCCCGCGTGCCGTGGCTAACAAAAAACCCCATGCTCCCGAGGGAGCATGGGGTTTGCGGCAGGCCGCGGACGGCCCGGGGCCGTGTGCCGCTTACAGCTTGCGCGCGAAGCTGAACTGGGCGAAGCCCTGCTCGGCCACGTTGAACCAGGCGGCCTGGTTGTTGCGGAACACGCGCCAGTCGTCGTAGATCTTCTTGAACGACGGGTTCTTGGCGGTTTCGTCGGCGTAGGCTTCCTGGGTCGCCTTGAAGCACGCTTCCATGATCTCTTTGGAGAACGGGCGCAGCTTGACGCCGTTTTCCAGCAGGCGGGCCAGTGCCTGCGGGTTGACCGTGTCGTACTTGGCCATCATGTTGGTGTGCGCCTCGATGGTGGCGGTTTCCAGCGCGCGCTTGTACAGTGCCGGCAGCTTTGCGTACTCGGTGGCCGAGGCGTAGAACGACAGCTGCGCGCTGCCTTCCCACCAGCCCGGGTAGTAGTAGTACGGCGCCACCTTGTAGAAGCCCAGCTTCTCGTCATCGTACGGGCCCACCCACTCGGCCGCGTCGATGGTGCCTTTTTCCAGCGCGGGGTAGATGTCGCCGCCGGCGATCTGCTGCGGCACCACGCCCAGGCGCGACAGCACCACGCCGGCAAAGCCGGCGATGCGGTATTTCAGGCCCTGCAGGTCGGCCACGGTCTTGATTTCCTTGCGGAACCAGCCGCCCATCTGCGCATTGGTGTTGCCGCCCAGGAAGTTGACGACGTTGTATTCCTTGAAGAACTCGCGCATCAGCTTCATGCCGTTGCCCTGCAGCATCCAGGCGTTCTGCTGGCGTGCGGTCAGGCCGAACGGGACGGTGGTGTCAAAGCACAGCGTCGGGTTCTTGCCGAAGTAGTAGTAGCCGGCGGTGTGGCCGATCTGCACGGTGTTGTTCTGCACCGCGTCCAGCACCTGCAGGCCCGGCACGACTTCACCGGCGGCAAAGACCTTGATGTTGAACTTGCCTTCGGTCAGTTCCTTGACGCGGGTCGACAGCAGTTCGGCACCGCCGAAGATGGTGTCGAGCGACTTGGGGAAGCTCGAGGCCAGGCGCCATTCCACGGCCGGGTTGCTGCCGACCACGGCCGGCGCTGCCGGGCCGCTGGCGGCGGCGGGCGCTGCCTTCTCTTCACCCTTGCCGCACGCGGCCAGTGCCCCGGTGGCGGCCACGGCCGACGCTTTCAACAGAAAGGAACGACGTTCCATCTCCACTTCTCCTCTTATAGATATTGATTCGGATGCAGGCTCGCGGCTTGCATGATGCCGCGCGCCGGACCGTGACGCACCAGCCGCCGGGGTACGGCGGCCTGCGCAACGCTGTGCCTGTTGCGAACGGGCACGGCGGCGTGCCCCGCATGCCGGGCGCCGGACGCGGGCCACGGTAAAGGGCTGTCTTACCCGAAAGACAAGCCAGCCGATTATAGCGGTGGCTCTTTCGCCACGGGGTACCGTGCAAGTGCGGGTTTTCGCTAGTCAATCGCGCCATATCCGGGGGTTTTTCGCATTGTGAGACAGCGCACGGTGTGATGGATTTTGTAACCCGGCTTGCGGTCAAATGGGTCGGCTGATAAAAAACAGTCCCGCCTCCGGAGCCCTTGCCCGCTCCGGCCATTGTTGTTGCTTGCTGAATTGCTGTCCGAATTGCCGCCGGTCTCCCGTCTAATTCCCGCCACACCGCCTTGTCCCGGCCCTTCCGGGCGCGGTGGCCTGCCCCTGCGCCGCCTCGGTTTTGCCGTGCTGGCCGCGTGGGGCCTGGTCGCGTGCGCGCAGACCGGGGATGCGACCACCAGTGCCACCACGCCGCCACCCCGCATCGAACCGCACCCGGCGGTGACCGCGGGTCCGGCGCAAACCGCCCGGCCTGCCGCGCCGGCCACGGCAGGCGCGGAGGACCCGCTGGCGGCGCTGATCGCCGGCGACGCGGCACCCACGGCCAGCGTGACCGTGCCAGCGGCACCGGCACCAGGCATCACGGGCGAGCCGGCGGCCCAGCCTGCCGTGCAGCCTGACGGCAGCGCGCCGGCAACCCTGGCCCGTACCAGCCCGGCTGCCGACCCCGACTTCGTCGGCCCGCCCGAACCGCCACCCCAG harbors:
- the rarD gene encoding EamA family transporter RarD, coding for MQLGILYALLAYVIWGLLPLYIKSLPGIAPLEILLHRMVWSLVFLGLILTWRHQWAWLGRVLKDRRLLLSFTASAALLCANWFLYIWAVSANRVVDASLGYFINPLFSVLLGVVFLHERLRLVQWLAIAVAAAGVAWLTVAAGQLPWIALGLAASFGGYGLLRKTGALGALEGLSLETLLLFPLAAAALAWLFATGQDSFTHAAPGTQWLLLLAGPVTAVPLLFFAAGARRIPLSLLGLLQYTGPTLQLLLGVWLWNEPFPVQKQVGYALIWLSLALYAAEGLWMNTRQKPAAIQSINEAN
- a CDS encoding TRAP transporter substrate-binding protein, coding for MERRSFLLKASAVAATGALAACGKGEEKAAPAAASGPAAPAVVGSNPAVEWRLASSFPKSLDTIFGGAELLSTRVKELTEGKFNIKVFAAGEVVPGLQVLDAVQNNTVQIGHTAGYYYFGKNPTLCFDTTVPFGLTARQQNAWMLQGNGMKLMREFFKEYNVVNFLGGNTNAQMGGWFRKEIKTVADLQGLKYRIAGFAGVVLSRLGVVPQQIAGGDIYPALEKGTIDAAEWVGPYDDEKLGFYKVAPYYYYPGWWEGSAQLSFYASATEYAKLPALYKRALETATIEAHTNMMAKYDTVNPQALARLLENGVKLRPFSKEIMEACFKATQEAYADETAKNPSFKKIYDDWRVFRNNQAAWFNVAEQGFAQFSFARKL
- the dinB gene encoding DNA polymerase IV; this translates as MSAPPDATPAVQRKIIHCDCDCFYASVEMRDEPSLRGRPMAVGGSPDRRGVIATCNYEARAFGVRSAMPSAQALKRCPDLLIVRPAMDKYREVSRQIFAIYREYTALVEPLSLDEAYLDVSLCTRHAGSATRIAEEIRQRVRDEVGVTVSAGVGPSKFVAKIASDWNKPDGLFVVKPAAVDGFVAALPVERIHGVGKVTAAKLRRLGAETCGDLRPWSPDRLHREFGVFGARLYKLCRGVDEREVTPERERKSISVEETYADDLPDLQACMAELEPLVAMLEARIDRAQAHDTIDKLTVKLRFSDFRQTTVECRGHAPDRAVYARLLAEGHARRGLPVRLLGVGVGTSDRDTSQLELFD
- a CDS encoding DUF2272 domain-containing protein, with product MLARPPRRRSPQRYAQRFPQPVPQLSPQAAGTMRAACVAVALALLTACTTVSEPVRPQARALPDTERPETRPGATPRERIVEIATQEWARWGGQVVRLGRDDTSCVTYSPVPAPELPAPLPGILEAQPASPAEAAGAPAAATTDTESKTNGNPPPAASCLSFPDGTGMEATPLGCSLARRYWGIVGEAPSCRQVTRGSWAWSAVFISWVLRKAGLDERQFLTGQSHSMYVVDARDGILPRPAFHIEPVPAMPRPGDIICAGRGRDRYLEDIAEIGFGTTPMHCDIVVGVDPATRVVRAIGGNVQQSVSMEEIELGDSGRLDGVTNSHMPWLLVMRNDLQ